The Mauremys reevesii isolate NIE-2019 linkage group 13, ASM1616193v1, whole genome shotgun sequence genome contains a region encoding:
- the LOC120380617 gene encoding cathepsin G-like isoform X1, producing MLILILLPMAFLLPPGAGAGEIIGGQEARPHSRPYMAYLNIRRKDKSFRCGGFLVAENFVLTAAHCNGDKITVYLGAHNIKQEEQSQQKISVRRPIPHQIYNRETHNNDIMLLQLEHKAKLNEQVGLIPLPPAYQRVQPGTVCSVAGWGCTSALRKVLPDTLREVDLKVLDDEACLKYPGGIYRKYNTHTMMCGGDPKEHKASFKGDSGGPLVCGKTAQGIVSWGSVNGTPPSVYVRLSTFIPWIRKTMKKLQP from the exons ATGCTTATCCTGATCCTGCTGCCTatggcctttctcctgccccccggggctggggctg GAGAGATCATCGGCGGACAGGAAGCCCGGCCGCACTCCAGACCCTACATGGCCTATCTGAATATACGACGTAAAGACAAGAGTTTTCGCTGTGGAGGGTTCCTGGTGGCAGAGAACTTTGTGCTGACGGCCGCTCACTGCAATGGAGA CAAAATCACTGTGTACCTGGGAGCCCATAACATTAAACAAGAGGAACAGAGTCAACAGAAAATCTCCGTCCGCCGCCCAATCCCACACCAGATATACAACAGAGAGACCCATAACAATGACATCATGCTGCTGCAg CTGGAGCACAAGGCAAAGCTCAATGAACAGGTGGGGCTCATCCCTCTCCCCCCGGCTTATCAACGAGTGCAACCAGGGACCGTGTGCAGCGTTGCCGGCTGGGGCTGCACAAGCGCACTCAGGAAGGTGCTCCCTGATACGCTCCGGGAGGTGGATTTGAAGGTGCTGGACGATGAGGCCTGTCTGAAGTATCCTGGTGGGATATATCGTAAATATAACACCCACACGATGATGTGTGGGGGGGACCCAAAGGAGCACAAAGCCTCTTTCAAG GGTGACTCTGGGGGCCCCCTGGTGTGTGGGAAGACAGCACAGGGCATCGTCTCTTGGGGGTCTGTCAATGGGACCCCCCCAAGTGTCTATGTGAGACTCTCCACCTTCATCCCCTGGATACGGAAGACAATGAAgaagctgcagccctga
- the LOC120380617 gene encoding cathepsin G-like isoform X2, producing MAYLNIRRKDKSFRCGGFLVAENFVLTAAHCNGDKITVYLGAHNIKQEEQSQQKISVRRPIPHQIYNRETHNNDIMLLQLEHKAKLNEQVGLIPLPPAYQRVQPGTVCSVAGWGCTSALRKVLPDTLREVDLKVLDDEACLKYPGGIYRKYNTHTMMCGGDPKEHKASFKGDSGGPLVCGKTAQGIVSWGSVNGTPPSVYVRLSTFIPWIRKTMKKLQP from the exons ATGGCCTATCTGAATATACGACGTAAAGACAAGAGTTTTCGCTGTGGAGGGTTCCTGGTGGCAGAGAACTTTGTGCTGACGGCCGCTCACTGCAATGGAGA CAAAATCACTGTGTACCTGGGAGCCCATAACATTAAACAAGAGGAACAGAGTCAACAGAAAATCTCCGTCCGCCGCCCAATCCCACACCAGATATACAACAGAGAGACCCATAACAATGACATCATGCTGCTGCAg CTGGAGCACAAGGCAAAGCTCAATGAACAGGTGGGGCTCATCCCTCTCCCCCCGGCTTATCAACGAGTGCAACCAGGGACCGTGTGCAGCGTTGCCGGCTGGGGCTGCACAAGCGCACTCAGGAAGGTGCTCCCTGATACGCTCCGGGAGGTGGATTTGAAGGTGCTGGACGATGAGGCCTGTCTGAAGTATCCTGGTGGGATATATCGTAAATATAACACCCACACGATGATGTGTGGGGGGGACCCAAAGGAGCACAAAGCCTCTTTCAAG GGTGACTCTGGGGGCCCCCTGGTGTGTGGGAAGACAGCACAGGGCATCGTCTCTTGGGGGTCTGTCAATGGGACCCCCCCAAGTGTCTATGTGAGACTCTCCACCTTCATCCCCTGGATACGGAAGACAATGAAgaagctgcagccctga